In the genome of Caldisphaera lagunensis DSM 15908, the window ATAAAGGAAAAATAGATAAAAACATAGTTGTTATAGATTGTGGGGTAAAACATGGGATATTAAAAGGAATTTATGAATCGTTCTATTACAATATAATTAGGGTTCCTTGTAAATCAAATGCAAATGAAATAATGAAATTTAATCCAGGAGGTATCGTTTTTAGTAATGGTCCGGGAAATCCAAATTTATTAAATAAATTAATCGATACTTATAATGCTATATCCGAATATAAAATACCAATATTAGGTATATGTTTAGGTCATCAAATTGGAACATTAGCTTTAGGAGGAAAAGTTAAGAAGATGAAATATGGTCATAGGGCTATAAATAAACCTGTTATTGATTTAACAACAGAAAAAAGTTATATAACAACTCATAATCATGGTTATGCAATACTATCAATTAAAGACTTACCTAACAATGTGAAACCATGGTTCATCGATCCTGATGATAAAATTATTGAAGGTTGGATTAGTGAAGAAAAGAAAATACTTTCAGTACAGTTTCATCCTGAAGCAAGACCAGGTCCTTTAGATACGACTTGGATATTTGAAAAATTTAAAAAAATGGTGGAGTAAGATGAGAGAAGCTATTAAGAAAGTTTTGGTTATAGGATCTGGACCAATAAAAATAGCTGAAGCAGCTGAGTTTGATTATTCAGGATCTCAGGCTTTGAAAGCTATTAAAGAAGAAGGAATTGAAACTATTTTGGTTAGTCCAAATGTTGCAACAATACAAACATCTTATAGGATGGCAGATAAGATATACATGCTCCCAATAAATTTTGAATCATTAAGTAATGTAATTGAAATGGAAAGACCTGATGGAATAATGATAGGTTTTGGGGGGCAAACAGCATTAAATGTAGGGATAGAATTATATGATAAAGGAGTGTTGAAAAAATATGGAGTAAATGTGTTAGGAACTCCAATCGATGGAATAAAGAGGGCTTTGAGCAGAGAGAAGTTTAGAGAAACAATGATTAAGCATAACATACCAGTTCCTCTTAGCTTTTCTTCAAGAAATGAAGATGATGCTTTGAATAAAGCAAGAAAGTTAGGATATCCAATAATGATAAGGGTAAGCTATAATTTAGGTGGGAGAGGGTCATTTGTTGCTTGGAATGAAGATGAACTTAAAAACAACTTAAAGAAGGCATTTTCTCAAAGCTATATAAATGAAGTATTGCTGGAAAAGTATCTGCATCATTATAAGGAATTAGAATATGAAGTGATGAGAGATTCTTATGGGAATAAAGCAGTTATAGCATGCATAGAAAATTTAGATCCTATGGGAGTCCATACTGGGGAAAGCATAGTAATTTCTCCTTGTCAAACCATTGATAATAATGAATATCAAACAATGAGAACTTTAACTATGAGGGTAGCTGATTCTATAGATTTAATAGGAGAAAGCAATGTGCAATTCGCACTAAGTCCTATAAGCGATGAAACTTACGTTATTGAAACAAACCCTAGAATGTCTAGGTCTTCTGCCTTGGCTAGCAAAATAACAGGTTATCCATTAGCCTATGTCTCTGCAAAGCTCGCATTTGGGTATAAAATTTATGAAATAATAAATAAAATAACTGGTATAACAACATCTTGTTTTGAGCCTAGCCTTGATTATGTTGCAATAAAAATTCCAAGGTGGGATTTGAATAAATTCGAAAAATCGGAAAAATCAATAGATAGTGAAATGAAAAGTATTGGAGAAGTCATGGGTATAGGAAGGAGTTTTGAAGAAGCATTTCAGAAGGCTATTAGGATGCTAGATATTAATGAAGAAATTGTAGAAAATGAGATTTATAATTCAGACATGAGTAAGGAGGAAGCATTATGTAAGTTAAAGGAAAGAAATGCTTATTGGTTTTTGTACCTTTCTAAGGCAATAAAGGAAGGAGCAAGCGATGATGAAATTTATGAAAAAACAGGTATAGATAAATTTTATATTAGTAAAATAAGAAACATTA includes:
- the carA gene encoding glutamine-hydrolyzing carbamoyl-phosphate synthase small subunit — its product is MICKRNRKGYLYLYDGTIIEGCGFGSQGYNFGEVVFTTSMNGYPEALTDPSYKGQILIITHPLVGNYGVPKMKVMDNNIIDNFESEKIQVEGLIVSEETEPRKWNSYMSLHEWLSDQGIPGLSDVDTRFLVKKIRDQGVVPGIISSGVELSELKKYNYDSIDFTDLTSPKEIILHKGKIDKNIVVIDCGVKHGILKGIYESFYYNIIRVPCKSNANEIMKFNPGGIVFSNGPGNPNLLNKLIDTYNAISEYKIPILGICLGHQIGTLALGGKVKKMKYGHRAINKPVIDLTTEKSYITTHNHGYAILSIKDLPNNVKPWFIDPDDKIIEGWISEEKKILSVQFHPEARPGPLDTTWIFEKFKKMVE